The segment TAACCTCTTTGTTTCCAGTCCCTGTGCACGCCCACATCCCCGGCTCAGGTGTTCCCTGGGACAACCTCTTGTTTCCAGTCCCTGCTGCGGTTGGAGATAAGCTTTAGCCACAGGCTGGGAGGATCTGACAGCCCGGAGCCGTTTGGTGTCCTGAGCACGGATCGCTGGGCTGGGATGCAATTCCAGGGCTGCTTCATGTTCCAGCTGCTGACTTCTTgctaaaaagtaaaataaataacagcaaATCCATGGTATGGgtgagcctggccctgcagggggGTGAGAGGTTCTACCAGGGTGGTACACGAAGCTCTGTTGGTGCAGAATACCTTACATGTGGTTATTTATAGGTGTTTTGGCAGGTTTTGCAGCTGAACTGGGACCACTCCTTTTTCCATGTGGTGGTGCCTTGTATTTCctgatttttgtgtgtttgtatgATCAAACCAGGAActgaacacaaacacaaaaggGGAACACATTCTTTTAGCTTCtgggcaggtttttttttattatttaaaatttttcaattCTTCCATAGATAATTTGTGCTGCAAAATTGTGACAAGGAAAAGATTTGTCTCTGATCTTGCCTTTTGCAGATGCACTTAAATTAGTttctttcagttattttttccagtgaagAGTGATAACAGGAAAGCTTATTTATCTCTTCATGGGTAAGAGCTTTTtcagccccttcccttccctgtcacTGCTAttgtattttgcatttaaacGTTGGCAACCCATTTGATTATTTCAAATGAAGCACTTTTAAGTGGGCTCACCTGCAAGTGAGGTGTCATTTAAGGAGCTGTGCAAATGATGCACTTATTATGAAGATAAAAGAAGCGAGATCTTGCAGAGATCATTTAGCAAATcaaaagctgctctgctcaggagtGGGGGGGTTGTTCCCTGGAGAACAATGGGATTCTTTCCCCGTGGCCCAGGATCCTGACACATCCCTACCCTCCACCtctcagcagtgcagggctgggggctgaaCAAAGAGCTGCTGCACCCTGGTAGTGCTCAGGGAGCTGGAATTAGAGCAGGTGCCTCTAATTAGGGCAGGAACCCGGGGGCTCTGGTGTCACGATGTGCACGGGACgtgggggagaggagctgtgtgggggAGTGAGGattctgctctcctgcagctcctggggagcgtgggcagctgccagtgctgggaagTGCTGAGAATTCCGGGTGCTCAGCCTGTcccctgctcacctgggcagctctgagctctccagaggctgagcccatcccagcagggatcTCCTGGCATGGTGGGGGCCACAGGGTGAGGTGAGGATCTCCCCTTTCTCCTGTGCTCCACTGTGCATCCACAGCCCAGGattctgctccagccccactggCTCTGTGGGGGTGGCTGgcagagggaatgggaatggggagctgctccctgccagagacaggcactgggctgctccccaggagcactaagcaggcagggagctgaaCAAAAGGAGTTTAGTGCAGGAGCTGAACTGCACAAAAGGAGTTTAAGAACTTTTAAAACTTCATCTCAAATAAGCCAGTTGTATTCTTCAGTTATCTGTGTTTGTTTCTATTTCAGCCACTGTTCAGTTCTCTCAAACCCTTGATGTAAAGTCACAGAGtatcctgagtgggaagggatcCACAGAGATCTTcaatccagctcctggccctccACAGGCACCCCAACCATCAGATCTTATTTTACTgcagaacaacaaaaaagtgatggttgtggtttttttaattcagacTTGAATCTAGCACAGACTATTAATGAACATTTGAAGTCCTGGATTTAACTTGTACGAAAAAGTGCAGCAGGTAAGGATGGAAAAGGGAACTGGGGAGTAACGAACCTTATCAGACAGAAAACCACCTTTTACCCGTTCTCTGTGCCGAACCGTGAGGTGACAGCTCTGAACTGTGTTTGTCCCAGATGGACGGGTCGTCCCCGCCGTTCCTGCTGGCCAAGCTGACCCCGCTGCACtcggagcagctgctgcagggcctgaaCCTGCTgcggcagcaccaggagctctgTGACGTGGTGCTGCGCGCCGGCGAGGCCAAGATCCACGCGCACAAGGCCGTGCTGGCCAGCATCAGCCCCTACTTCAAGGCCATGTTCACCGGGAACCTGTCGGAGAAGGAGAACGCCGAGGTGGAGTTCCAGTGCGTGGACGAGGCGGCGCTGCAGGCCATCGTGGAGTACGCCTACACCGGCACCGTCTTCATCTCGCAGGACACCGTGGAGTCGCTGCTGCCCGCCGCCAACCTGCTGCAGGTCTGTGTGGTGCCATGGAATGGCCTGGTTCAGCTGTCCCACTTCCTTCCCCAGGCGTGCCAAcagcctctcccttcccctcccttgccccctTGCTGAGAGCTGTGCGTCAGTCTTggcattccagcaagggcctaGGGTGATTGGcagagttcaaaagatgcctttcaaccctggggacattgggccatccaggtgacatttgtcccctgagacttgctgtcgctataggacacaaaagaacacaaGCTCACCaccgttctcaaggtgaaggaaaaaaagggcagTTTATTTCCTGACTgtaacatttatagttttccaaaagtgacagtggattggaggatgacagtggcacctctccaatgccactggtcgaaccaacagtccatcaactctcTCTTCCTCCATAagggaatgcaaaacaatgagttatttacagaaagtgtgtgagaaagttcactacaagaatgtcaacatcagaaggcttagaaaatcttaaaaaaccagggtgACAACTTCCCCCCTGACCCcttacctggttggtgggatccctaccccttccctccccctctccctggggttAAAAGACACGGCAACCACGCAGTTCGgttggagctgttgctggaTTCAGAGTTGCTGGAttcctgtgtgccaggaataaagctctggatcaaaaCCCTCTAACAGAACCcaactcctttttccttcagctcgccttaaagcttctccaccagGGGTAAACCTGAGCTCTtgcatgcctggacttgtcccaagcgcccagctgcagcacccagccagccaaaggtgtctctggggtgaaaccaCTATAGCTGccacctttggtccagcagcaaggccaggccaggccaggcacGTTCCATCAGGCAATATTGGTATTTAATTCCAATACAGGTCAAGCTGGTGGTCAAGGAGTGCTGCGCCTTCCTGGAGAGCCAGCTGGACCCCGGCAACTGCATCGGCATCTCGCGCTTCGCCGAGACCTACGGCTGCCGCGAGCTCTACCTGGCcgccagcaagttcatctgccAGAACTTCGAGGACGTGTGCCAGACCGAGGAGTTCCTGGAGCTGACGCACTCGGAGCTGGACGAGATCGTGTCCAACGACTGCCTGAACGTGCTGACGGAGGAGACGGTGTTCTACGCCCTGGAGGCCTGGATCAAGTACGACGTGCAGGAGCGCCAGAAGTACCTGGCGCAGCTGCTGCACTGCGTGCGCCTGCCCCTGCTCAGCGTCAAGTTCCTCACGCGCCTCTACGAGGCCAACCACCTGATCCGGGACGACCACACCTGCAAGCACCTGCTCAACGAGGCCCTCAAGTACCACTTCATGCCCGAGCACAGACTGTCCCACCAGACCATGCTGCTGACGCGGCCCCGCTGCGCGCCCAAGGTGCTCTGTGCCGTGGGGGGCAAGGCCGGGCTCTTCGCCTGCCTGGAGAGGTGAGGAGcgccctgggcactgcctggcaccccTGGCAGGGCACACCGGGAGCTGGGATCCCCCAGTCTCTGGGCTTGGACGAGATCTGGGAGTCCCACCAGGGTTTGTGGGTGTGGTTGTTCTTTTCCTCCATGAAAACTCTTCAGCAGGTTTTCTTTAACAGGGATGAGCCCCAGGTTCCTCCATAGAAACTCTCCAGCAGTGTTTTTTAACAAGGATGAGCCCTAAGTTTCTCCGCAAAAACTCTTCAGCAGGGTTTTCTTAACAAGGATGAACCCAAAATTTCTCCATAAAAACCGTtcagcaggttttctttttttttagccaGGATGAGAGGATGAACCCCAAGTTCTTCCATAAAAACTTTtcagcaggttttctttttttaacaaggATAGGCCCCAAGTTTCTCCACAAAAACTcttcagcagaatttttttaacaagGATGAGCCCAAAATTTCTCCATAAAAACTGTtcagcaggttttcttttttttttaacagcatgaGCCCCAAGTTCCTCCATAAAAACTTTtcagcaggttttctttttttaacaaggATAGGCCCCAAGTTCCTCCATAGGAACTCTccagcaggttttcttttttttaaacagggaTGAGCCCCAAGTTCCTCCATAGAAACTCTCCAACAGTTTTTTTTAACAAGGATGAGCCCCAAGTTCTTCCATAAAAACTCTCCAGCAGGTTTTTTTAACCAGCATGAGCCCCAAGTTTCTCCATAAAACTCTTCAGCAGGGTGTTTTTAACAAGGATGAACCCAAAATTTCTCCATAAAAACTGTgcagcaggttttcttttttttttttttaaccaggaTGAGCCCCAAGTTTCTCCATAAAAACTCCATCAGGATTTCGTTTTTTTTTTACCGGGATAAGCCCCAACTTCTTCCATAAAAACTCTTCagcaggttttcttttatttaacaaGGATGAGCCCCAAGTTCTTCCATAGAAACTCTTCAGCAGGTTTTTTTAACCAGGATGAGCCCCAAGTTCAAAATCCTCTTTTATTTCATGAATAATTTGCAGTGttagggggttttgtttgtgcCAGACATTTGTTTGTGCAAACAAAAAAGCTCTGGAATAATTTTCATTCTGTTGATTGAGTTAATAAGGTGGTTAATTAAGTCTGTACAGttctcatttttccttccaggtattttacttaattttccCCCTGATTTGTTATTATTACAAACAAATCGTAAAAATTAACTTGCTGTCTGACAAATGTGCTTCCTGATAATTCAAAATTCCTTGGAATTAAAATAGACTTAATCAGAGCAGagtgaaggagaagaaaggaggctcagggggactTTTCCCTACaactcctgccaggagggcacagccaggggggtcaggctctgctccagggaacagggacaggagcagagggaacggccccagggtgggcacagcaggaatttccccatggaaaattgTACCTGGGAGTTCCAGCTTGGGGCTCATTTTGATAAGATTTTGATAagatttttgggctgattttgatGAAATATCCAATCTAAGCTGAATATATTTCAATAATGCCAGGTAGGGTTTCACTCCAGGTTTTCCATTGCATTGTTGATCCTGGGATGTGATTTAGGACAAAAGTTCCTCTCTGGAAGCAGGAATTgtctccccagcagctgtcctgTGTTATTTAGTGGCTGCCATGCCTGAATTTTGGGAATGAATTGTTGGATTTTTCCATCCAGAAGAGAGGGGTAGAtctgagctctgcctctgtCTGTACTGAGGGATTACAGGATATTTGCAGGAGGAATTGTTCCAAGGAGAAAATGGAAGTGGCTGCACCAGGGAAGTTtggagtgcccagccctggaggtgcccaaggatttcctggaggtggcactgagagctctgggctcagggtgggcacagctgggactctgatcctggagctcttttccagcctcagggatcCTGGGATTCCATGAAGGGGTTCTGGATCATGCTGTGATCCTGGCTTTAATCCCAGCTGTGGGCAGGTGTCTGTGCAGGCAGGAACAGGTGGGTGCCCCTcctccttcactgccttccagAATGAACCTCCTCAGTTCCTGGAGAGTCCCTGAGGCCCCTCCAGGGAGCAGAAGGagcaaaagagagagaaaaacaacttCATGTCCCAAGCTGGTGtggctgggtgtgctgggaacATGGGATTaacattcccagagctgctggttaAAGTGTGTGTGGGCTGTTCGTATCCAAATAtccatttttccatttgcaCTTCCACTGACAGAGCTTTGGtgttccctgtgcccaggcaggcTGCCTGGACTGGTTCCACAGCTGGATTCTGCAGCACATTCTGGCATCTCCTTTGCTGGGACAGTTCTGTGCTTGCAGAGAGGAACACTTGTGAAAACCTGGCCAGAGCTGGGTGTTCCTTTCCCTGGCTTCAGAGGTGTCAAAGTCATTTCAAGTTAATTTTCCCAGTGATAGTCACTGATACTAAATCAGATGTCAGGGCTGGGAATTGTTGGGTTTATagacttaaaaaataaagggagttttgtgcttcattaaaaaaaagatttgagTGAATAAAGTCATTCTCTGATATTCTTCAGCTCTGCTTCTTTCCCACCTTCTTCAGTGATTATAAAaatgcagccttccagtacaaTTTGGATTATTTTCGATTTTTTGGTGCTTCATAATAACAAAATTACTTAGGATCTATTTAATCTCTATTCTCTGgtgtctcagcagctcctgtttcTGGCTCTTAGTGCCTGTCAGTTCTCCAGCTCCTGTATGGTTTTTGAACAGATCATGTTTCCTCTGTACCAGATAACCTCTTAATTATTTAgctattttattaattaaactATTCAGGTAGATTGGCTAGGCTTTATATGGGGCAAGCTAGACCCACTGTGTTCTCACACTGAgtataattaaaagaaaatggtatTTTAGGGCTTAGACTTAAGGCTTAGACTTAAGGCTTAGACTTAAGGCTTAGACTTAAGGCTTAGACTTAAGGCTTAGACTTAAGGCTCAGACTTAAGGCTCAGACTTAAGGCTCAGACTTAAGGCTCAGACTTAAGGCTCAGACTTAAGGCTCAGACTTAAGGCTCACACTTAAGGCTCACACTTAAGGCTCACACTTAAGGCTCACACTTAAGGCTCACACTTAAGGCTCACACTTAAGGCTCACACTTAAGGCTCACACTTAAGGCTCACACTTAAGGCTCACACTTAAGGCTCACACTTAAGGCTCACACTTAAGGCTCACACTTAAGGCTCACACTTAAGGCTCACACTTAAGGCTCACACTTAAGGCTCACACTTAAGGCTCACACTTAAGGCTCACACTTAAGGCTCACACTTAAGGCTCACACTTAAGGCTCACACTTAAGGCTCACACTTAAGGCTCACACTTAAGGCTCACACTTAAGGCTCACACTTAAGGCTCACACTTAAGGCTCACACTTAAGGCTCACACTTAAGGCTTACACTTAAGGCTCACACTTAAGGTTCACACTTAAAACCTTAAGTCTAAACCTTGACTTAAGGTTTAGAATgctgtttaaaagaaataaagtgtTTTAAAGATGGATTTTTCAGGGTAGTTTGTGCTACGTGGACTCTTTGTTTAAATTACAGAGTGCACATAAAATGCACATTTATAAACTGCAAGCTGTAGTTTCTAAATGTACATTTGTAAATGCAGATGTGTGCTTCCCTCTCTgtaatttgcttttctctctcccgTTTCTGtggctggtttggtttggttttggtgcgTTTTCCCCTCCCTTTGGGGCACGTTTTCAGGCCTTGCAGTTCTTCCTTTGCTGACTGGCTGTGTGTTTCCCCTGCAGCATGGAGATGTATTTCCCCCAGAACGACTCATGGATCGGGCTGGCCCCTCTGAGCATCCCCCGCTACGAGTTCGGGGTGTGCGTGCTGGAGCAGAAGATGTACGTGGTGGGGGGCATCGCCACGCACGTGTGCCAGGGCATCAGCTACAGGAAGCACGAGAGCTCCGTGGAGTGCTGGGACCCCGACACCAACACCTGGAGCTCCCTGGAGAGGATGTTCGAGAGCCGCAGCACGCTGGGCGTGGCCGTGCTGGCCGGCGAGCTCTACGCCCTGGGCGGCTACGACGGCCAGTCCTACCTGCGGAGCGTGGAGAAGTACGTGCCCAAGGGCAAGGAGTGGCAGCTGGTGGCACCCATGAGCAGGACACGGAGCTGCTTCGCTGCTGCCGTGCTGGACGGCATGATCTATGCCATCGGGGGCTACGGGCCTGCCCACATGAACAGGTAcgggctgggggcacctgggcaccAGCAAACACCCTGAGCAGGTTCATTAATCCTTGTCCTGCCCACATGAACAGGTAcgggctgggggcacctgggcacatctGGACACCAGCAAACCCCCTGAGCAGCCTTTTTAATCCTTCCCCTGCCCACACGAACAGGTAtgggctgggggcacctgggcaccACCAGAACACCCTGGGCAGGTTCATTAATCCTTGTCCTGCCCACATGAACAGGTACaggctgggggcacctgggcaccAGCAAACACCCTGGGCAGGTTCATTAATCCTTGTCCTGCCCACATGAACAGGTAcgggctgggggcacctgggcacatctGGACACCAGCAAACCCCCTGAGCAGCCTTTTTAATCCTTGTCCTGCCCACACGAACAGGTACGGGCTGGGGTGACCctctgcccacctgggcaccaCCAAAACACCCTGAGCAGGTTCATTAATCCTTCCCCTGCCCACACGAACAGGTAtgggctgggggcacctgggcaccACCAAAACACCCTGGACAGCCTTTTTAATGCTTGTCCTGCCCACATGAACAGGTACggcctgggggcacctgggcaccACCAAAACACCCTAGACAGCCTTTTTAATCCTTGTCCTGCCCACATGAACAGGTAtgggctgggggcacctgggcaccAGCAAA is part of the Molothrus aeneus isolate 106 chromosome 6, BPBGC_Maene_1.0, whole genome shotgun sequence genome and harbors:
- the KLHL28 gene encoding kelch-like protein 28, giving the protein MDGSSPPFLLAKLTPLHSEQLLQGLNLLRQHQELCDVVLRAGEAKIHAHKAVLASISPYFKAMFTGNLSEKENAEVEFQCVDEAALQAIVEYAYTGTVFISQDTVESLLPAANLLQVKLVVKECCAFLESQLDPGNCIGISRFAETYGCRELYLAASKFICQNFEDVCQTEEFLELTHSELDEIVSNDCLNVLTEETVFYALEAWIKYDVQERQKYLAQLLHCVRLPLLSVKFLTRLYEANHLIRDDHTCKHLLNEALKYHFMPEHRLSHQTMLLTRPRCAPKVLCAVGGKAGLFACLESMEMYFPQNDSWIGLAPLSIPRYEFGVCVLEQKMYVVGGIATHVCQGISYRKHESSVECWDPDTNTWSSLERMFESRSTLGVAVLAGELYALGGYDGQSYLRSVEKYVPKGKEWQLVAPMSRTRSCFAAAVLDGMIYAIGGYGPAHMNSMERYDPSKNSWETVASMADKRINFGVGVMLGFIFVVGGHNGVSHLSSIERYDPHQNQWTVCRPMKEPRTGVGAAVIDNHLYVVGGHSGSSYLNTVQRYEPISDSWLDSAGMMYCRCNFGLTAL